The genome window CCTCGCGCGCCGCGTATCTCGGCGGCTTCACCTCCACCTCGGACCTGGCCGCCGGCTTCCGCTACGGCATCCCGACGGTCGGCACCAGCGCCCACGCCTTCACCCTGCTGCACGACCGCGAGCGGGACGCCTTCCAGGCCCAGGTGGACTCCCTCGGCCGGAACACCACGCTGCTCGTGGACACCTACGACGTCGCCGAGGCCGTACGGGCCGCCGTGGAGATCGCCGGGCCCGAGCTGGGCGCCGTGCGCATCGACTCCGGTGATCTGCTCCTCGTCGCCCACCGGGTGCGGCAGCAGCTGGACGAGCTGGGCGCGAGGGACACCCGGATCATCGTCACCTCGGACCTCGACGAATACGCCATCGCCTCGCTCGCGGCGGCGCCGGTGGACGCGTACGGCGTCGGTACGCAGCTGGTGACCGGGTCCGGGCACCCCACCTGCTCGATGGTCTACAAGCTCGTCGCCCGAGCGGAGTCGGCGGACCCCACGGACCCGCTGGTGGCCGTGGCGAAGAGGTCCAGCGGCGGGAAGACGTCCGTGGGAGGCCGCAAGTGGGCGGCCCGGCGGCTGGACGACCACGGCGTGGCGGAGGCCGAGGTGATCGGCACCGGGCCGGTGCCCGACGACCTCCAGGACCGTCAGCTCCTCGTCCCGCTGATCGAGGACGGCCGGGTGCTCTTCCGCGAGCCCCTGGACGTCGTGCGCGAACGGCATGTGGCCGCGCGGGCGAACCTGCCGCTGTCGGCGACGCAGCTGTCGCGCGGCGAGGCGGTCATTCCGACGGAATACGTCTGAGCGGCGCGGGACGGCGGGCGGGGGCACGCTGGGGGTGGGGCACGCCGGGGGCGGGCCGGAGCGAATGTGTCCGGCGCGCTCTCCCGCGAGCCCCCGAGCGCCCGCGTGGTGGGCCTGTGCTCCGGTCCGCGCATCGGGCGAGCGCCGGATGCCCCCTCCCGAACAGCCCTCGAAGTCTCTAGGCTCGGAAGTTCGCAGTTTCGAAGTCCCGGCCGATTCCTTACGCCCATCCATCCACACCCGAGAACCGAAGAGTCGAAGGACACCGACACCATGCGCCGCGCCTTGATCGTCGTCGACGTGCAGAACGACTTCTGCGAGGGGGGCAGCCTCGCGGTGGCCGGCGGTGCCGATGTGGCCGCCGCCATCACCGAGCTGATCGGCCAGGCGGCCGGTCCCGGCTACCGGCACGTCGTGGCCACCCGTGACCACCACATCGCGCCCGGCGGCCACTTCTCCGACAACCCGGACTACGTCCACTCCTGGCCGGCCCACTGTGTCGCCGGTACGGAGGGCGTGGGCTTCCACCCGAACTTCGCCCCCGTGATCGCCTCCGGGGCGGTCGACGCCGTCTTCGACAAGGGGGCGTACTCCGCGGCCTACAGCGGTTTCGAGGGCGCCGACGAGAACGGCGTCTCCCTCGCGGACTGGCTCCGCGCCCGCGACATCACCGAGATCGACGTCGTCGGCATCGCCACGGACCACTGCGTACGGGCCACCGCCCTGGACGCGGCCCGCGAGGGCTTCCGCACCCAGGTCCTCCTGGACCTGACCGCGGGCGTCGCCGAGGAGACCACGGACCGGGCCCTGGAAGAACTGCGGAACGCGGGCGTGGAACTCTCGGGCAAGCCGGTGGTGTGAGCGGTCTCACACCCGCACCGTGGGCCTCCTCAGCAGCGCTCTGATCGGGTGCCAGAGTTCGGGGGTCGTGGAGGCCGGGCTCACCGGGGAGGTGCGCCATATGAGGCCGTCGGGGTGGTGCAGGACGGCGGTGATCTCGTCCGGCGTCGGGGGCGCCGCGTTGCCGCGGAGGTAGATCGCCCGCATGCCCAGGTTGCGCAGCCGGGTGAGGGCGCGGGCCCGGTTCGCGGCGAGGACGAGGACCCGTACGGACCCGTCCCCCGGCACGGCCCCGGCGGGCACCCCCGCCATGACTCCGGGCCGGGCGCCGGACACCACGCCCGGCACCGCCCCGGACACCGCTCCGGGTGCCACCGGCGCCCCGGTCGCCGCCCCGGGCAGCGCTCGCCCCGCCGTCGCCCCCGGCAGGTTCAGGGCGACGACGACATTGCCGTCCGGCAGTCTGCAGAAACCTCCTGCGGCCATGCAGGTCACACCCCCGTGCGTGTCAGTGTCAATAAGAAGGCCACACCCCGCACCTAAACACGTCCGGCCGCGACCCGCCAAGGGGGTCACGGCCGGACATGCTCTGACCTGCGAAAATACCGTTTACTTCACTGCGGGACCGACCTTGACCGTGATCGTCGAGCCGTCCTCGGCCTCCTTGACGATGTCGATCTTGGTGTTGGTGTCAGTGATCTTGACACCGGCCAGCGGGGTCGCCGTGTCGTAGTAGGTGTTGGTCCGGTCGTTGAACGTGGACACACCCTTCGACGACGGGATCGTGGTCGGCGCGTCCGCCTTGTGCAGCTTCAGACCGTCCGTGCGGTAGAGGCTGAACGGCGAGTCGTAGGACTGGATCCGGCTGCGCATCACCGTGCCGTCGGCCCAGCGCAGCGCCGCCGGGTGCGAGTCGACCGGCAGGACGAGGCCCGTGCCCGGGTGGACGCTGGTGTTGTTGTCCGCCTGCGAGGTGTCCCACTTCCAGATCAACAGACCGTTCTGGTACGGGAAGTGCTCCACCCAGGACGGACGCGTGGTCGAGAAGCCGAAGTTGTACGGGCCGACCTTCAGCGTCTTGTCGTACGACACGTACTGACGGTTCTCGGCGATGTAGTACTGCGCGTAGTCGTCCGTGATCGAGGCGCCCACACGGGAGAAGCCCTTGGCGGTCCAGGCCGCGTCCGCGCTCTCCGCGTCGTCCGAGAAGACGGCGGAACCGTCGGCGGTCACGGTGATGGAGTCGGCCGTGAAGCCCTGGGGGGCCACGCCGCCGTCCGTCGCGTAACGGAAGCGGAGGTCGAACTTCTGGCCGACGTAGGCGTCCAGGGAGTACGACAGCTTCTTGTGCTCGGCGGAGGAACCGGTGAGCGCGGGCTTGCCGCTGGCGTCGCGCGGGATCGCCGCGCCGTCCACCGTGCCGTCGATCGTGGTCCAGTTGGCGCCGCCGTCGGTCGACACCTCGGTGTAGAGGTAGTCGTACTCGGCCTCGATGTCGTACCAGCCGTCGAGGGTCAGCGCCGCCGAGGACCTGCCCGTGAGGTCCACGGAACGGGTCAGCGTGTTGGAGAGGTTGTCACCGCTGCCGCTCCACCACTGGGTCGCCCCCTGCGCCGGCTCGACGATCTCGGTGGTGACCTCCTTCTTCGGAAGCTCCACCACCAGGGCCTGCTTGTCCTTGGTGTTGTACTCCGCGACACCCAGCTTGTGCCGCGACTTGGTCGCGGCCCTCGCCGTGTCGTAGTCGAGCCAGCCCAGCTGCAGCTTGTCCCAGGCGGTCATGTCGCCGGGCAGGTCGCCGATGGCCTCCTTGCCGGTGCCGAGCCAGGAACCGGAGGACATCAGGGTCCAGAAGCCGGTGGAGTTGTCGCCGCCCTGGGTGTCGTAGTGGTCCGGCAGACCGAGGTCGTGGCCGTACTCGTGGGCGAAGACACCGAGTCCGCCGTTCTCCGGCTGGATGGTGTAGTCGCCGACCCAGATGCCGGTGTCACCGATCTTGGCGCCGCCGAGCTTGTTGCCGTCGGGGC of Streptomyces phaeolivaceus contains these proteins:
- a CDS encoding immune inhibitor A domain-containing protein, yielding MTSRPWTFRAAAIGVAVATAAATMSALTVAQAADTAPAAVDRQDPADHQHADDHDLEGPLSKTQEAQREEALQQVISGDATVKDRDGSQVVRLESKKGKSKYVELGREKTDKIFTVLVEFGDQIDSRYGGTVGPAHNEIAEPDRAQDNSTAWQADYDQAHFQDLYFGTGKNTESMKKYYEKQSSGRYSIEGEVSDWVKVPYNEARYGNNACGQSTCSSVWNVVSDGLTSWVAQQKAAGRTDAEIKADVAEFDQWDRYDFDGDGDFNESDGYIDHFQIVHAGEDESAGGGAQGEDAIWAHRWYAFGTNAGVTGPDGNKLGGAKIGDTGIWVGDYTIQPENGGLGVFAHEYGHDLGLPDHYDTQGGDNSTGFWTLMSSGSWLGTGKEAIGDLPGDMTAWDKLQLGWLDYDTARAATKSRHKLGVAEYNTKDKQALVVELPKKEVTTEIVEPAQGATQWWSGSGDNLSNTLTRSVDLTGRSSAALTLDGWYDIEAEYDYLYTEVSTDGGANWTTIDGTVDGAAIPRDASGKPALTGSSAEHKKLSYSLDAYVGQKFDLRFRYATDGGVAPQGFTADSITVTADGSAVFSDDAESADAAWTAKGFSRVGASITDDYAQYYIAENRQYVSYDKTLKVGPYNFGFSTTRPSWVEHFPYQNGLLIWKWDTSQADNNTSVHPGTGLVLPVDSHPAALRWADGTVMRSRIQSYDSPFSLYRTDGLKLHKADAPTTIPSSKGVSTFNDRTNTYYDTATPLAGVKITDTNTKIDIVKEAEDGSTITVKVGPAVK
- a CDS encoding nicotinate phosphoribosyltransferase — encoded protein: MNTADLGLPVDVPSTALFTDHYELTMLQAALKAGTAERRSVFEVFTRRLPEGRRYGVVAGTGRVLDAVENCRFDPAVLGFLRERSIVDAQTLDWLAGYRFGGDVWGYQEGEVYFPGSPIMRVEGTFAECVLLETVILSILNHDSAIAAAASRMSSAAGGRPLIEMGARRTHELAAVAASRAAYLGGFTSTSDLAAGFRYGIPTVGTSAHAFTLLHDRERDAFQAQVDSLGRNTTLLVDTYDVAEAVRAAVEIAGPELGAVRIDSGDLLLVAHRVRQQLDELGARDTRIIVTSDLDEYAIASLAAAPVDAYGVGTQLVTGSGHPTCSMVYKLVARAESADPTDPLVAVAKRSSGGKTSVGGRKWAARRLDDHGVAEAEVIGTGPVPDDLQDRQLLVPLIEDGRVLFREPLDVVRERHVAARANLPLSATQLSRGEAVIPTEYV
- a CDS encoding isochorismatase family protein produces the protein MRRALIVVDVQNDFCEGGSLAVAGGADVAAAITELIGQAAGPGYRHVVATRDHHIAPGGHFSDNPDYVHSWPAHCVAGTEGVGFHPNFAPVIASGAVDAVFDKGAYSAAYSGFEGADENGVSLADWLRARDITEIDVVGIATDHCVRATALDAAREGFRTQVLLDLTAGVAEETTDRALEELRNAGVELSGKPVV